Proteins from a genomic interval of Quercus robur chromosome 9, dhQueRobu3.1, whole genome shotgun sequence:
- the LOC126699020 gene encoding serine carboxypeptidase-like 7, with the protein MSTIWLCIVCFLAVANLVAPQSIINSLPGFSGYLPFKLETGYVGVGKSDEVQLFYYFIESERSPEDDPLVLWLTGGPGCSGFSGLVYEMGPLSFDYAKSKSNSPKLKLNPYSWTKVANIIFVDAPVGTGFSYANSSEGYNISDTLAVAELYEFLQKWLKVHPKFLTNSLYVMGDSYSGITVPILVQKISDGNEVGQEPRMNLNGYVIGNPLTNTHDDLNARIPFAHLKTLISDELYESTKNNCKGEYMNVDPNNAACVDDLGIYTECTEKIFTAQILEPTCQLLSPKPRTRVSKWDPDTLVEDSVDLLRSITHLPEPRAWCREYNYLYSYIWANDKTVQKALHIREGSINEWVRCNLTLANTYDYDVSSSLNYHRNLIKKGYEVLIYSGDHDMVIPYIATHAWIVSLNLTIAHDWRPWFVDGQIAGFTMQYTSKKYCLTFATVKGAGHTAPEYKPNECLAMIDRWLSYYPL; encoded by the exons ATGAGCACAATCTGGTTGTGCATAGTTTGTTTCTTGGCTGTTGCCAACTTGGTTGCACCACAGTCGATCATCAATAGCCTCCCGGGCTTTTCCGGCTAtcttcctttcaaacttgaaacTGG gTACGTGGGTGTAGGCAAATCTGATGAGGTGCAGCTATTCTACTACTTCATTGAATCTGAGAGAAGTCCAGAAGATGACCCTCTTGTGCTTTGGCTCACTGGAGGTCCTGGTTGTTCCGGATTTTCTGGCCTTGTATATGAAATGG gtccATTATCATTTGACTATGCAAAGTCCAAAAGCAACTCACCAAAATTGAAGTTGAACCCATACTCCTGGACAAAG GTTGCTAATATAATATTTGTGGATGCACCGGTTGGCACTGGATTCTCTTATGCAAATAGTTCGGAAGGATACAATATCAGTGATACATTGGCCGTAGCAGAACTCTATGAATTTCTACAGaag TGGCTTAAGGTTCACCCCAAGTTccttacaaattcattgtacgtCATGGGAGATTCTTACTCGGGCATAACTGTCCCAATCCTTGTACAAAAAATATCAGATG GTAATGAAGTTGGTCAGGAGCCACGAATGAATCTCAAT GGATATGTGATTGGAAACCCGTTGACAAATACGCATGATGACTTGAATGCAAGAATTCCATTTGCTCACTTAAAGACGCTTATATCAGACGAACTATATGAG tcaaCTAAAAACAACTGCAAGGGCGAGTATATGAATGTAGATCCTAACAATGCAGCATGTGTGGATGATCTTGGTATCTACACTGAG TGTACCGAGAAAATATTTACTGCACAAATATTGGAGCCTACATGTCAGCTTTTATCCCCAAAACCTAGAACAAGGGTATCAAAGTGGGATCCAGATACTCTAGTAGAAGATTCTGTAGACCTCCTCCGATCAATTACTCATCTTCCTGAACCTAGAGCATGGTGTCGG GAATATAACTATCTGTACTCGTACATTTGGGCAAATGATAAAACTGTTCAAAAGGCTCTTCACATTCGGGAG GGAAGCATAAATGAGTGGGTGAGATGCAATCTGACCTTAGCAAACACATATGACTATGATGTCTCAAGTAGTCTAAATTATCATCGGAACCTTATCAAGAAAGGCTACGAGGTTCTAATTTACAG TGGTGATCACGACATGGTTATTCCATACATAGCTACACATGCATGGATAGTATCGCTAAACCTTACTATTGCCCATGATTGGAGGCCATGGTTTGTTGATGGGCAAATCGCAGG ATTCACAATGCAGTATACATCTAAAAAGTACTGCTTGACATTTGCAACAGTCAAG GGAGCGGGGCACACAGCTCCAGAGTACAAGCCCAACGAATGTCTTGCCATGATTGATAGGTGGCTATCTTATTATCCCCTATAG